In the Arcobacter arenosus genome, one interval contains:
- a CDS encoding type I secretion system permease/ATPase has translation MLQNDNIDFNSIKEYNRENSILDTLTIYCKMNGRPYSKESLIAGLPVEAGRNTPILFSKSNSKSLFSRAASKAGFKTKVLRAKLYDINPLTLPCILLLDNKKDKDELEACILLGFDDEYKNAKVIFPEAAEVESLVPIEELEKRYFGFAILLKKELDFKEDKTSLSIKESHWLWGSVKIVRNVYRDVIIASLLINLFVLSTPLFTMNVYDRVIPNNAVDTLWIFAIGVVFIYGIDIALKFLRSYFLETAAKKTDIIASSIIFEKVLDLKMSSVPNSVGSLANILKEFESIRGFLTSSTIALLIDVPFIFIFLLAIYFIGGALVMVPISIIIIILIYTYYSKIKLANSIKESYDAGSNKNGVLIESLSSIETIKSLGATGYSQWRWEEATSKIADKSINTKMISSSITTVTSFLVQLNTVALVIMGTYLIIDNELTMGGLIATIIISSRAISPMGQVSSLLSTFQHTKTTYEALNDIMNLPVEHPQGKKFVTRPEYKGKIDFRNVNFTYPNADKETLSNISFSVEPGEKVAIIGKIGSGKTTIQKLLVSLYHPNEGSILIDNIDIKQLDPSELRKNIAYVSQDVLLFDGTVKENIVYRTPNIDDEKILEAAKISGVLDFVNKHPKGFDMPVGERGSFLSGGQKQAIAIARSILLPYPIVLFDEPTSSMDTSSENRFINSIRNYQQNKTVILVTHKTSLLRLVDRIIVVEDGQIVLDGKKDVIINKLNNKK, from the coding sequence ATGCTACAAAATGATAATATTGATTTTAACTCTATAAAAGAGTACAACCGAGAAAATTCAATTCTTGATACCCTTACAATTTATTGTAAAATGAATGGTAGACCTTATTCAAAAGAGTCTTTAATTGCAGGTTTACCTGTTGAAGCGGGAAGAAATACTCCTATTTTATTTTCAAAATCTAATTCTAAATCGCTTTTTTCAAGGGCTGCTTCAAAAGCAGGATTTAAAACTAAGGTTTTAAGAGCCAAGTTATATGATATAAATCCTTTAACATTACCTTGTATTTTGTTATTAGATAATAAAAAAGATAAAGATGAACTTGAAGCTTGTATTCTTTTAGGTTTTGATGATGAGTATAAAAATGCAAAAGTAATTTTCCCTGAAGCTGCTGAAGTAGAAAGTTTAGTTCCAATTGAAGAATTAGAAAAAAGATATTTTGGCTTTGCTATACTTCTTAAAAAAGAGCTTGATTTTAAAGAAGATAAAACATCTTTATCAATAAAAGAAAGCCATTGGTTATGGGGAAGTGTAAAGATTGTAAGAAATGTTTATAGGGATGTAATTATTGCTTCTTTATTAATCAATCTTTTTGTTCTTTCTACACCACTTTTTACAATGAATGTTTATGATAGAGTTATTCCTAATAATGCAGTTGATACCCTTTGGATATTTGCAATAGGGGTTGTTTTTATTTATGGTATTGATATTGCATTAAAATTCTTACGTTCATATTTTTTAGAAACTGCAGCCAAGAAAACTGATATTATCGCTTCTTCAATTATTTTTGAAAAAGTTTTAGACCTAAAAATGTCATCGGTTCCAAATTCAGTTGGTTCTTTAGCAAATATCTTAAAAGAGTTTGAGAGTATTAGAGGATTTTTAACCTCTTCAACAATTGCTTTATTAATTGATGTTCCATTTATTTTTATCTTTTTACTTGCTATTTATTTTATTGGTGGAGCTTTAGTAATGGTTCCTATTTCAATTATTATCATTATTTTAATCTACACATATTATTCAAAAATAAAATTAGCAAATAGTATCAAAGAATCATATGATGCAGGTTCAAATAAAAATGGTGTATTGATTGAAAGTTTATCTTCGATTGAAACAATTAAATCTTTAGGGGCAACTGGATATTCTCAATGGAGATGGGAAGAAGCTACTTCAAAAATTGCTGATAAAAGTATTAATACAAAAATGATATCTTCTTCAATTACAACAGTAACTTCTTTTTTAGTTCAGTTAAATACTGTTGCACTTGTTATAATGGGAACATATCTTATTATTGATAATGAACTTACTATGGGGGGATTAATTGCAACAATTATTATCTCTTCAAGGGCTATTTCACCTATGGGACAAGTTTCATCACTGTTATCAACATTTCAGCATACAAAAACTACATATGAGGCCTTAAATGATATTATGAATTTACCTGTTGAACATCCTCAAGGTAAAAAGTTTGTAACAAGGCCAGAATACAAAGGTAAAATTGATTTTAGAAATGTAAACTTTACATACCCAAATGCAGATAAAGAGACTTTAAGTAATATCTCTTTTAGTGTAGAACCAGGAGAAAAAGTTGCAATTATTGGTAAAATAGGATCAGGTAAAACAACAATTCAAAAACTACTTGTTTCTTTATATCACCCTAATGAAGGTTCTATTTTAATTGATAATATTGATATAAAACAATTAGACCCATCAGAACTTCGAAAAAATATAGCATATGTATCTCAAGATGTTTTACTTTTTGATGGTACCGTAAAAGAAAATATTGTTTATAGAACGCCAAATATTGATGATGAAAAAATCCTTGAAGCTGCTAAAATTAGTGGTGTATTAGATTTTGTTAATAAACATCCAAAAGGTTTTGATATGCCTGTTGGAGAGAGGGGTTCTTTCCTTTCTGGTGGACAAAAACAAGCAATAGCTATCGCTAGGTCAATTTTATTGCCATATCCAATTGTATTATTTGATGAACCAACTAGTTCTATGGATACATCATCTGAAAATAGATTTATAAATAGTATTAGAAACTATCAACAAAATAAAACTGTTATTTTAGTTACCCATAAGACATCACTTTTAAGACTTGTGGATAGAATTATTGTTGTTGAAGATGGGCAAATTGTCTTAGATGGCAAAAAAGATGTTATTATCAATAAGTTAAATAATAAAAAATAA
- a CDS encoding VCBS domain-containing protein — translation MAIARITDIRGLVSLDNGISQEILKNKDVISEHGGLLTISEFANIVFDDGRVVEVTGPVSFNLDSSFFNEVTFEDSITQISDFASLDYINNDLEENIIEPQIEDSTLEQNNATIDIQSEQLDTQLNTQNTELVEENNSEFTQTQSTITFEDNIENEDEPVVDNDNQAPIANAEVNELNEDTIINGQIDFFDPDGTATVAVNGNIPTGLTLNPDGTYEFDASSYDSLAEGEIQNIEVPLTVTDNNGATTETTLTINIVGTNDAAIVSSATANLIETDTALTTSGTLTSTDVDNADNTFIANTIVGSKGTFTIDENGNWDFTANSAFNELNTGSTLSETFTVSSIDGTESTVTVNISGTNDAMTGFEMNEVNNFTEDSTSAGDTVTTVKTAPSDEDGGDI, via the coding sequence ATGGCAATTGCGAGAATTACAGATATTAGAGGTCTTGTTTCATTGGATAATGGTATTTCACAAGAAATATTAAAAAACAAAGATGTTATATCAGAACACGGTGGTTTATTAACAATTAGTGAATTTGCTAATATAGTTTTTGATGATGGTAGAGTTGTAGAAGTAACTGGTCCTGTAAGTTTCAATCTAGATTCAAGTTTTTTCAATGAAGTTACATTTGAAGATTCAATAACCCAGATAAGTGATTTTGCAAGTTTAGATTATATAAATAATGATTTAGAAGAAAATATAATCGAACCTCAAATTGAAGACTCTACTTTAGAACAAAATAATGCAACAATTGATATTCAATCAGAGCAATTAGATACACAATTAAATACTCAAAACACTGAATTAGTAGAAGAAAATAATTCAGAATTTACACAAACACAAAGTACTATTACTTTTGAAGATAATATTGAAAATGAAGATGAGCCTGTAGTAGATAATGATAACCAAGCTCCAATTGCTAATGCCGAAGTTAACGAATTAAATGAAGATACAATTATTAATGGTCAAATTGATTTTTTTGATCCCGATGGAACGGCAACAGTTGCAGTAAATGGAAATATCCCAACAGGATTAACATTAAATCCAGATGGAACATATGAGTTTGATGCAAGTAGTTATGATAGTTTAGCAGAAGGTGAAATCCAAAATATTGAAGTTCCATTAACCGTTACAGATAATAATGGAGCTACAACAGAAACAACATTAACAATTAATATAGTAGGAACTAATGATGCAGCAATTGTTAGTAGTGCAACAGCAAACTTAATAGAAACAGATACAGCACTAACTACAAGTGGAACATTAACAAGTACAGATGTAGATAACGCTGATAATACTTTTATAGCAAATACAATAGTAGGCTCAAAAGGAACATTTACAATAGATGAAAATGGAAACTGGGACTTTACTGCAAATTCAGCATTTAATGAGTTAAATACAGGAAGTACTTTAAGTGAAACATTTACAGTATCAAGTATAGATGGTACAGAATCAACAGTAACAGTAAATATATCTGGAACAAATGATGCTATGACTGGATTTGAGATGAATGAAGTTAATAACTTCACTGAAGATTCAACATCTGCAGGAGATACAGTAACAACAGTAAAAACTGCACCAAGTGATGAAGATGGTGGAGATATC